Proteins from one Synergistota bacterium genomic window:
- the tuf gene encoding elongation factor Tu (EF-Tu; promotes GTP-dependent binding of aminoacyl-tRNA to the A-site of ribosomes during protein biosynthesis; when the tRNA anticodon matches the mRNA codon, GTP hydrolysis results; the inactive EF-Tu-GDP leaves the ribosome and release of GDP is promoted by elongation factor Ts; many prokaryotes have two copies of the gene encoding EF-Tu) yields MAKEKFERKKPHLNVGTIGHIDHGKTTLTAAITRVLSQHG; encoded by the coding sequence ATGGCTAAGGAGAAATTTGAGAGGAAGAAGCCGCATTTGAATGTTGGAACGATAGGTCATATAGATCATGGTAAGACGACGTTGACGGCTGCGATAACGCGGGTGTTATCTCAGCATGGTTT